One genomic region from Euleptes europaea isolate rEulEur1 chromosome 6, rEulEur1.hap1, whole genome shotgun sequence encodes:
- the GCHFR gene encoding GTP cyclohydrolase 1 feedback regulatory protein: MPYVLISTQIRMEVGPTMVGDEHSDPNLMLYLGATKRNMLGNHFWEYYVPDAPRIVLDKLEKRGYRVISMTGVGQTLVWCLHKESTENSDILPDQDIAVNRPA; encoded by the exons ATGCCGTACGTCCTCATCAGCACTCAGATCCGCATG GAGGTTGGACCCACGATGGTTGGCGATGAGCATTCTGATCCAAACTTGATGCTCTATCTAGGGGCCACTAAAAGAAACATGCTGGGGAACCATTT CTGGGAGTACTACGTTCCTGATGCCCCCCGGATTGTGTTGGACAAGCTGGAGAAGCGAGGCTACCGCGTGATCAGCATGACAGGAGTAGGGCAGACACTGGTGTGGTGTCTCCACAAAGAAAGTACAGAGAACTCTGACATTCTTCCTGACCAAGACATTGCTGTCAATCGCCCAGCATAG